DNA from Etheostoma spectabile isolate EspeVRDwgs_2016 unplaced genomic scaffold, UIUC_Espe_1.0 scaffold00003285, whole genome shotgun sequence:
ACAAGGCTCAACTTGTCaataacatacatatacaaatgCACATTTCCGGTAAATTACTTTTGTGAAGTCAACAATGATTGCCAGGGAGATGACTTTCCAGAGTTGTAACATTATGTCTCGTAATACTATAAACCACTGTGCAGCATTTTGGCAAGTTTAAATATGCAATATGTAGGGTGGTGCATGAAGACAATGGGCCAGACAAGGCTGAGAATCTACCATTGCAACTCAGAATTGCTCTTTACCTCTTAGCAAACTCTAGCACAGGACAAACAAACTGTTGGTCTCCAACCAGACTTCCCAGCGAGTCACGATTTTTCATCCTGTTATTCTCATCTGTCCAGTCAGTGTACTCGAAAATGGCTGCATCTCTTGTGACATCACTTGCACGTGCCATTGAAATCGCCACTCCTTTCAGGAACTCATTCCTGGTGATAAGGCTCTGACCAGTGATGTTGAATCCAGGCATTCCATAAACTAAGAAGTAGGTCCCTTCATCCTTGTTTAGGCCAATAGGACCTCTGTCTTTGGGAGGATACCGGTGCTAAGCAACACCTGCAGGGAAAAATAACAGGTAGCTGGTTTTGTGATGCAacaggtttttcattttttgtcaaataatACTGTGATAATTGCCCAATGAGCTTAGTTTTGAAATCAGCTGAAATCAGGATACAGCTAGTCAATGTTTCTCCTAACCTTGCTACTTGTAGCCAGGTTACATAAGAGAAAGATTATCACTAAATATAAGTATGCATTTTCATGTGCAGCAACCTGGAAAAATAGTAATTCAATTGAATATAGTATTTCAAATGCACAAGGCACATTCATACATTGGTGTATACACACATACCCAACACACATGCTTACACCTACTTCGACTTTATCTGGTATGAAGTCCCCAtcaacatgagggacaaagggtGTCGCTAAGATTGTAGGATGTATTAAAACGTCGAATTGCTTCATTGAGATTTTCAGAGGATCAGCCAGCTGCAGACAAGCTTCCATATCAGCTGGAGGAGACGCTGGACACCCCAGTAACGTCACCAGCTTCATGGACCTGGATGTTAGCATAGAAAGGTACCAAGTCAATTGGTGAAAGGACAAATGATGACAAATATGAGGGAGAATgagacacattttaaacacataTTTGTGAAAACTGAAACGATTTAAGCAGTTGACTGAATTGATACACCCTACCTGCGCCAGGTTTCAGTCTGGCTGATAATGGCCCAGGGTGCATTAGGAGAGCCACTCTGCATCACAGCCCTTTGAAAAAGACCGTGGCTGCCTGGGGAGAGCAGGTGGAAGCCTACAGATGCTGAACCAGCGCTCTCCCCAAACAGAGTCACCTGGAAACAAAATCCAAcaggttgtttttattgttaacaCTACAATTTAAACTAATGTTGTTATCTGATTTTAGATGAAAACATTTACCTTTGCAGAATCACCTCCAAATGCAGCTATATTGTTGACTACCCATTGGAGGGCCAAGCGCTGGTCCAGCAGGCCTACATTGTTCTGGATGTTCTTGCTGTCAGGAATAGATAGGAAACCAAAAGCTCCAAGTCTGTAACAGATGAGCACAAGAATGATAAAAGACGTTACAGCATTTAACAGAAGATAATTCCACCTACTCTTGAAAATTTCACAT
Protein-coding regions in this window:
- the LOC116676521 gene encoding LOW QUALITY PROTEIN: acetylcholinesterase-like (The sequence of the model RefSeq protein was modified relative to this genomic sequence to represent the inferred CDS: inserted 1 base in 1 codon); its protein translation is MWNPNTPVSEDCLYLNVWSPRFNKTQPMPPPLAPVLVWIYGGGFTQGTSSLDIYDGHFLSKSESVVVVSMNYRLGAFGFLSIPDSKNIQNNVGLLDQRLALQWVVNNIAAFGGDSAKVTLFGESAGSASVGFHLLSPGSHGLFQRAVMQSGSPNAPWAIISQTETWRRSMKLVTLLGCPASPPADMEACLQLADPLKISMKQFDVLIHPTILATPFVPHVDGDFIPDKVEVLLSTGILPKTEVLXGLNKDEGTYFLVYGMPGFNITGQSLITRNEFLKGVAISMARASDVTRDAAIFEYTDWTDENNRMKNRDSLGSLVGDQQFVCPVLEFAKRYSQRGGKAFLYLFDHRSSVNPWPEWMGVMHGYEIEFVFGMPLNVSLGYTKNEVNMTKKFMKHWANFARTGNPGIDGANWPAFTPEQQAYVTLNYNHPEQKKMMKANKCHLWNKLMPKVQKVSEDLLSCVKANGLILQCNYTFLIILLVMTLIY